The Spirulina subsalsa PCC 9445 region ATCATCCCCACTTTCCCAAGTTACCTGTGGTTTTATTCCCCGGCAATGTGGGAGACGCTCAAGGATTAGCGACGGTTTATCAGCGTTTAACTGCTAACTAGGGAACAGGGAACAGGGAGTCGGGTGTCGGTATAGGGGCGCAATGCTTGCGCCCTAGGGAATCGGGAATCGGGTGTCGGGTGTCGGGAATCGGGTGTCGGGAATTGGGAATCGGGTGTCGGTGTAGGAGCGCAATGCTTGCGCCCTAGGGAGTCAGGAATAGTCAAGAGTTTCGGCTATTCACTACCCACTATTCCCCTGCTCCCCCTCTCCCCCTCTCCCCGTTCCCCGTTCCCTATTTAGGGTCTGCTGAATAACACGCCTATGCTAGGCTCAACAAGGGAACAGGGAACTCTTAACAGGGAACAGATCATCTAAAACTGGCACGATTGCCTATTCCCGACTCCCGACTCCCGACTCCCGACTCCCGATTCCCCAACTCTCGGACTTATTCAGCAAGCCCTATTTATTGTTACTCACCACCGATAAACTATCCACAATCAGGGAGGGAGTATAACAAAAACCTTGCCATTGGGCATCTCCTCCGAGTGCGATGACTTGTTTGAGTGCGGTGTAAACATTTCCGGCCACCATTGTATCTTTAACCCGTCCCACAATTTGCCCATCCCGTACCCGATAGCCTAATTCCACATTAATCGAAAAGTCCCCAGAAATATCGGCTCCTTCTCCTAACATTTGATCCACAATCAAACCGTCATCTAAATGACTGACCAATTCATTAAATGTGCTTTCTCCCGGTTCAATGATTAGGTTGATTAAGTCCGGGGTGGGGTAGCGGCCTAAACTGGGGCGGAATCCATTTCCGGTGCTGGGGATGCTCAGTTTTCGCCCTACGGTGCGGTCAGTGTAGATTTGGTTTAATTGCCCATTGACGACTAAGGCGACGGTTTGGGTGGGGGTGCCTTCGTCATCAAAAGGACAACTATAGGGGCCAAAATCCGGTTTTTGAGACAGAGTGAGCAGGGGAGAGAGTACCGTTTGGCCGTCTTGCTGACTCCAAGGAGAAGAACCTTCTAAAATGCGTTTGCCGTTGGTGGCTTCGCAAATGGTACCCCAGAGCATGGTGGCCGCCTTGGTGGTGAAGAGAACGGGAACACAACCTTGGGGGGGGAGGGTATTTTTTTCCGCCCAGGTTAAGCGCTGCCAAATGGCTTGGAGAAGGCGCTCCATCTCTAATTCATTGCGAGTTTCTTGGTCTTCGTAGATGCCGAGAAAATCCTCCCCCCGAACCCATTCCACCCCAAGGGAGGCGCTCAGGGTGATGTCGGTATATTGACAATGGAGGTTTTGGGAGTTGATCAACAGGGTGGTTTCTTGTTCACACTGTAATTCAGCACTACAGAGGACTTCAGGATAACGGGCGCGAATTAAGGCGATCGCCTCTCGTCCTAATTTCACCAATTCCCCCACCTCCACGCTATCCCCAAAGTTGGGAAAAACCCGTTGCTGCTGACTCGCTAATTCAATGGGTTCTGGGGGATTGAGTTGAGACAAAGCTAAGGCCTTTTCTACCAAAACCTGCGGCTCCACGCGACCATAGGCCACCGCCAAACCCGGGCAGCCTTCCCGCCAGAGACGTAGAGCCGTGCCTTGGGCTTGGGCGCTTTCGAGTTGTTTTAAACGATTCGCCTCAAAAAAAACCGGACGGGCGAGGGAGTTAGACTGATACACCTCTGCACAACTCGCCCCGGCTTTGAGGGCTAAGTCAATCAGTTGTTCTGCTAACTCAGCGCTGGATTCGCTCTTGATGTCTCCCATCTCCCCCCTTCACTCTTGTTTCAAGAGCCAAAATCCCGCAAAAGATTCCGACTCTGGATTGTCTTGTACTGCCAAAAAGTGAATATTTTGGGCTTGTTGTTTAGCTTGCTCAAAGCCTTGAGCTTCGGCGAGGGTTTGGGGATCTTTGAGATCCGCCAAAATCCAGCTATCACTGGCCCCGGTTTCTAAGCGTATCCGAGGGAGTGGCTCGGTTTCCAACTGAAGAAACCCTAACTCAATCCCCGATAACCACCCGGCCAAGGGCATAGCCCGACGGGAGAAAATAATCAAGCCCGGAATCCGCATTTCTGGGGTGACACCGAGGAAATCGAGGGGGAAGGCTTCACTAAAGGCAATATCCCAGTCTTTCATTTCCCCAAAAGCCTCTGCTTCCAAGGACACAAAAGCCCAGCGATCGGCTTTATCCCCTCGTACTGCTTCGGGTAACGGGGAGATATTCAAGGGGGGATACTGTACCGAAGCGGCTTTAGCGGCCGCCGCATCATAGCCCGGTTGACTGGGATAAAAATCCGTCATCCGCTCCTGAATCCACTGGTTTAAGCTATAAGTCCGACGACTTGGCACCGCCGGAACTCCAAACTCCTCACAGGCTTTCGTGATCATATTATTCATCTGACGACGAAAGAAGCGGATTCGCCTTGGGGCTTGAGGGGCTTGGGCTAAGGCTTCTTCTAGGGCTTCTTTTAACCAGAGGGAGTTCACGTTCTGATTATTGGTGAATTTGGAGAACCGAAAAAGGGTTTCGGGCGATCGCGTCACCTCCAAAGGACTCTCACAGATTAAAACTTCCCATAATTTTTTTTGATTGTCATCAAAGACCGGACGTGAATAAAAATCGAGTTCCCAGATCGTTGTTCCCATACTCCTGTTCCCATACTCCTGTTCTCATACAACGTAGCTTCCCCCGTAGCTCCTTGGGGCTAGAGAAGTTCGTTAGATCCCTAATATCAGGTACTTTCTTGCGGGTTAAGCATATCATTTTTTGGGCTTGCTTTTGAGAAGAAGAGGGAATCGGGAGTTAGGAATCGAGAATTCCCGATTCCCGATTCCCGGACTTTTTCAGCCCACCCTAAATGGAGGTCACGAAAACATCCTTAAAGAAAAAGAAGATCGACCATTCTGGGCTTATTCTTAATCCGTAAGGTTAAGGGAGTATAACGATGCTCAATAAAACAGAAGCCACCATTGAAGCCATTACCGCCCGAGAAATCCTAGACTCTCGCGGTAGACCCACCATTGAAGCCGAAGTCTTGTTAGAAAGTGGGGCTTATGGACTGGCACAAGTTCCCAGTGGGGCTTCCACCGGAACCTTTGAAGCCCACGAATTACGCGACGATGAAAGCCGCTATGATGGGAAAGGGGTTCTCAAAGCAGTCCGTAATGTCAAAGAGAAAATCGCTCCTGAACTCGAAGGCCTCGACGCTTTAGACCAGGTGTTAATTGACAAAACCATGATTGCTCGGGATGGTTCGGCCAATAAGTCCAACTTAGGGGCTAATGCCATTCTCGCCGTCTCCCTCGCTAACGCCAAAGCTGCCGCCGATGAATTAGCCATTCCTCTCTACCGCTACTTGGGGGGACCCTTAGCTAATGTTCTCCCTGTCCCTTTCATGAACGTGATTAACGGGGGGGCCCACGCCGCCAATAACGTAGACTTCCAAGAGTTTATGATTGCTCCTGTGGGTGCGCCCACCTTCGCTGAAGCGCTGCGCTGGGGGGCGGAAGTGTTTGCTTGTTTAAGCAAAGTGTTAGCCGCCGATGGACTACTGTCCGGTGTGGGAGATGAAGGGGGATATGCTCCCAATTTGAAGTCTAATAAAGAGGCTTTAGATTTGTTGATGGCGGCCATTGAAAAAGCGGGCTATAAACCGGGGGAACAAGTGGCTCTCGCTATGGACGTGGCCGCTAGTGAGTTTTATAAAGAGGGGCAATATGTCTATGATGGTAGTCCCCATAGTGCCAGTGACTTCATTGATTATTTAGGGCAATTAGTAGCAGAGTACCCGATTATTTCTATTGAAGACCCTCTTCATGAGGAAGACTGGGCTAACTGGAAACTTCTGACGGAAAAATTAGGATCTAAAGTGCAATTAGTGGGTGATGATTTATTTGTCACGAACCGCACTCGTTTGGAAAAAGGGATTCAAGAGGGTTGTGGGAATGCCATTTTGATTAAGTTAAATCAAATTGGTTCGTTAACGGAAACCCTGGAAACCATTGATTTGGCACTAACTCATCAGTTTAACTGCATGATTTCCCATCGTTCCGGTGAAACGGAAGATACGACCATTGCTGATTTGGCGGTGGCAACTCGGGCGGGTCAAATCAAAACGGGTTCTCTTTGTCGGAGTGAACGGGTGGCGAAGTATAACCGTTTATTGCGTATTGAGGAGGAATTAGGCAGTCGGGCTGTTTATGCCGGTGCTATCGGCATGGCACCCGGTTCAAAAGCGTAAGATGGCGATTTAAGCTAATTTAACCGGAAAAACCGGGTTTCTGGCGACCCATGGTCGGGTTAACAGAAACCCATCTGCTTTTGAAACTGTTTTTTCCAATCCTTGCGGGTTAGTTGCAAGCCCCATCCTCTTGTGGGTGGGGCAGTTGACAAGACTTTCAACCTTCCCGACTAGCAAACTTCTTCAGCCCGTCCTAACTCGACTCCCCCTCTGAAGATTGAGGGCGAATCTGTTCCGCCTCGGGACAATCCTCCGCTATCAGTAACTCTGTATCCCCCCGAGGCACAGAGGCTAACTTACGCTGAATTGCGCCGATACTCTCTAAACGAACTAATTCCTCCCAAGAACTAATTTCATCATCATCCTCAATTTCATAACGCATGGTAATTAAATCCCCTTCCACATCAACAATATGAGCCGCTTCTATCCAGCGTTGTTGATCTCGCAAGAAAACACATACCTCACGACCCTCTTCATAAAGCTGATAGATCTTGCGGTGTAACATTGTTTACTTTCTCCTAGGCAGATCATGAATGGTTGAAATGTGCAGAACCCCGAGAACTGTTGCATTGACACCCAGCACAAAGAAGGTAGAGAACCCCCTTGGCTGGTTAACCCTTAATTGGGCAATGATTCACGTGATCCAGTTCGGACTTGCCTCAGCACAAGCCCCTCGGAAGGCAACAGTCAGGTGGGAAGATAAAAGAGCCGAAAGCGTTATGAAATGGGAGAAATTCATGAGCAATAATAACTGAGCCATCCAAATGGGCTGGTTAAAAACGAGCTTTGAACGTATCAACATGAGAGGATTGACACTTTCACCACATGAGCTTAATTAGGGTCTGCTGAATATCCATCTAATCACTTTTACTAGGACTTTCGATTGGGAGCGAGAAACTACAAGGTTTTAGGGATAAATCATCAAAAAGGCTTGCCTTTTTCTGATTCCCCCTGTTCCTTCCCGTTCCCTGTTCCCTAGCCCCACGAGTAGAGTTCTTCAGCAAGCCCTAATTAGATATATTTTAGTCTAACCTGTGTAGAACTGGATTATTCACCACCCTCTTTTACTTCTTAGAAGGCAGAGAAACCGACGATACTTTACAATACTGGTCTAAAATCCCCCGAATTTGGTCATAGACCGCCTCCGTTTGTTCCACCATGGATAAATGCCCACAATTGGCAATTTGCATCACATTCGCCCCAGTCATTTCAAACAACGGATGGAAACTGGCAAGATGATTGACATATTTGGGTTCCATTACCATATCTTGTTCCCCTGCCAGAAAATACACAGGCTGGGATAAACGGGCGACCACTTGGGGTAATAAATGCACCTCCGATTCAGTAGTAGATTCCAAAAGAGAGCCTAACGCGGCTTGATAGGAGGCCTGGACAAAATCGAATAAACGTTGTCTTCCCCAAAGGCGAGGTAAGGTTTGATCTACCATGGCTCGACAAAAGACTAAATCTAAAAAGGGGATATAACAAAGCCATTTCGGGCGACGTTTGACAATTTGTTGTCCCGCCGCCCGAAATCGCTCAAATTCTTCTTTAAGATAAATCCCGCCCCCAGCATTTAGACAAACTACGCCCTCAATACAGTTTGGATAACTTTGGGCTGTCCAGAGGGCAATACTGCCGCCAAGGGAGTGACCCATCAGCCAAGCTTGTTTGATCTTAAGGGTTTCTAGGAGAATGCCGAGGTCTTCCCCGTAGGCTTGGAGGCTGTAATTTCGGGGATTGGGGGATTCCCCTTGGGACTCCCCAAAGCCTCGTAAATCGTAGAGCAAACATTGATAATCAGGGGAAAGCTTTTCCACCAGAGGCCGCCAGTAGTGACGACTTAACAGCCAGCCGTGAATAAAGACTAGCACTGGACGATCTGTCTGGGAAACGGGAGGAGTTAACTCATAGGTATGAGGCACTCCTAATATATTTACGGTTGCCATAATCCCATCGCGCTAAACCATGAATTCCAACTTAAGATCCCTATTATCAATGTACCTGAAATGTGCCAAATGAAGCTCTCCCATCTGGCGTAGCCTATGTGGGAGTGTCCTATGCTAATCTTGAACTATCCACAGTCCATAGATCACACAAGCAAGCCCAGCTTCGGGGCGACCGTCCAGAATGTTGGCTGGAACAGTCCTCACTGTCTTTTCGGCGAGTGAGCTTAGTCGAACTCTTCCCTGTTCCCCGTTCCCCAAACCTTCCCCTACCGCACACAACTCAAGTTAAATTGGTATTAGATTGCGATCGCCATGAACAGAGGGGGTGTCACTCGCCAAGAAGTCTTTGCCGGACACTTTCGGCAATTTTTTGTCCGAGATATTCAGGAATTAAGCTTTCATTGGGACCAAGTAAGTACAGAATTAAGCGAGTCCGTCCCCGCCAAACCAATAGATTGGCATTGACCACCAGCAAATCTTCTTGCCAAATGGCATACATAACCTTATAAAACAAACCGGGCTGGTTATCAGCTTCGATTAACAGGGCCGGTAAGTGGAACACAGGATCTACATAAAATTCTGTTTCCACTTGTTCGAGTCCTGCATCTAGATTAAATTCGACCGCCAGCATTTCCTCGACCTCGAAACGTCCGGCTAAGGCTTCTCGGATGGCGCGACAGACGTTTTCAGAGGTTTTCTCTGTTAAGGCCTTATTGCCCCTTGAAACAACCAGTTTGATGAAAACTAACATAGGGGGCTTGATTTGACCATAGAGGCTCAGACTGTGGATGGTCAAACCGTAGGCGGCCAATACGCCAAAAATATCACTCAGCAAAAAGGACTGATTGCGATAGGCGAAATGTAGGGCGCTTTTGTTGCTTTCGGGTTGAATCTCAATGACTGCTAATTTAGTTTTGTACAGCCGATAGGCTAATCGGAGATTTTGCAGTTGAATCTCACTGCTGACAAACTGCTCATAGAATTGAGGAAACGCCTGATTAAAGCGTTTTAAGAGTCCCAACGTTGATGGTTTTAAACCCGCAGCCATAGGTAGAAGAGGATATCGTACTCAATAAAGGGGTGTTGATGAAGCAACTGCTGCTTTAAGCTTACTCGTAACCAGTCTTTACCATTGACATCTTACCCGCCAAGCTTACCCAGATGTTTCTCTTTTTGAGCAGACAAGGTGCAACACTTGGGCTGCAAAACTGGGGCAGAAACCGTTTACAGACGGGAAACAACCTTTTTGGTGCGGGTGGATCCGTTAGGCTTGATGTTGGAATATCTACATTCTAGTATCTCTTGGACAGTTCTCTTTACCAAAATATGGCGCGGGTTGGGTGGAGATGCGCCGTGTGCCTAGCTTCCTTGTTCAAGCGTTTGCTACGCAATGGGTCTCCCAGAGAATGGTTTTTTCAGCCACCAGACCATCAATAGTGACTTCCTCCCGACGCTCACGGCAAGGGGTACAGCGCAAGTTTCCCTGTGTCACTAGGGGGCTTTCCGGTTCTACGGGCAGGCTGTGTCAACGGGAGAGCGCGGGGCAACTGGCGCGGATTAGCTAACTCAGTTTACTGTGCTTTTTCAAGGGTTTTATGGGGGGGCTTTCCTGGGGATGTATGAACTCGTTTTGGTCGGGGCGGCTGGGGTGATTAAAACGGCTGCGACTACCTCCTTGTCCCTTGATATT contains the following coding sequences:
- a CDS encoding TldD/PmbA family protein, with the translated sequence MGDIKSESSAELAEQLIDLALKAGASCAEVYQSNSLARPVFFEANRLKQLESAQAQGTALRLWREGCPGLAVAYGRVEPQVLVEKALALSQLNPPEPIELASQQQRVFPNFGDSVEVGELVKLGREAIALIRARYPEVLCSAELQCEQETTLLINSQNLHCQYTDITLSASLGVEWVRGEDFLGIYEDQETRNELEMERLLQAIWQRLTWAEKNTLPPQGCVPVLFTTKAATMLWGTICEATNGKRILEGSSPWSQQDGQTVLSPLLTLSQKPDFGPYSCPFDDEGTPTQTVALVVNGQLNQIYTDRTVGRKLSIPSTGNGFRPSLGRYPTPDLINLIIEPGESTFNELVSHLDDGLIVDQMLGEGADISGDFSINVELGYRVRDGQIVGRVKDTMVAGNVYTALKQVIALGGDAQWQGFCYTPSLIVDSLSVVSNNK
- a CDS encoding Tab2/Atab2 family RNA-binding protein, with the translated sequence MGTTIWELDFYSRPVFDDNQKKLWEVLICESPLEVTRSPETLFRFSKFTNNQNVNSLWLKEALEEALAQAPQAPRRIRFFRRQMNNMITKACEEFGVPAVPSRRTYSLNQWIQERMTDFYPSQPGYDAAAAKAASVQYPPLNISPLPEAVRGDKADRWAFVSLEAEAFGEMKDWDIAFSEAFPLDFLGVTPEMRIPGLIIFSRRAMPLAGWLSGIELGFLQLETEPLPRIRLETGASDSWILADLKDPQTLAEAQGFEQAKQQAQNIHFLAVQDNPESESFAGFWLLKQE
- the eno gene encoding phosphopyruvate hydratase produces the protein MLNKTEATIEAITAREILDSRGRPTIEAEVLLESGAYGLAQVPSGASTGTFEAHELRDDESRYDGKGVLKAVRNVKEKIAPELEGLDALDQVLIDKTMIARDGSANKSNLGANAILAVSLANAKAAADELAIPLYRYLGGPLANVLPVPFMNVINGGAHAANNVDFQEFMIAPVGAPTFAEALRWGAEVFACLSKVLAADGLLSGVGDEGGYAPNLKSNKEALDLLMAAIEKAGYKPGEQVALAMDVAASEFYKEGQYVYDGSPHSASDFIDYLGQLVAEYPIISIEDPLHEEDWANWKLLTEKLGSKVQLVGDDLFVTNRTRLEKGIQEGCGNAILIKLNQIGSLTETLETIDLALTHQFNCMISHRSGETEDTTIADLAVATRAGQIKTGSLCRSERVAKYNRLLRIEEELGSRAVYAGAIGMAPGSKA
- a CDS encoding DUF6679 family protein: MLHRKIYQLYEEGREVCVFLRDQQRWIEAAHIVDVEGDLITMRYEIEDDDEISSWEELVRLESIGAIQRKLASVPRGDTELLIAEDCPEAEQIRPQSSEGESS
- a CDS encoding alpha/beta fold hydrolase, with protein sequence MATVNILGVPHTYELTPPVSQTDRPVLVFIHGWLLSRHYWRPLVEKLSPDYQCLLYDLRGFGESQGESPNPRNYSLQAYGEDLGILLETLKIKQAWLMGHSLGGSIALWTAQSYPNCIEGVVCLNAGGGIYLKEEFERFRAAGQQIVKRRPKWLCYIPFLDLVFCRAMVDQTLPRLWGRQRLFDFVQASYQAALGSLLESTTESEVHLLPQVVARLSQPVYFLAGEQDMVMEPKYVNHLASFHPLFEMTGANVMQIANCGHLSMVEQTEAVYDQIRGILDQYCKVSSVSLPSKK